In Actinoplanes derwentensis, the following proteins share a genomic window:
- a CDS encoding STAS domain-containing protein, whose amino-acid sequence MMGEAVMTTRRQADGTTVVDVRGSLDVSTVGGLRTTFQDTLHTDRPRLMIVDLMFVTFMDSIGIALLVAGHESAREQGTRLVLRNPSEFVHRQLRITGLAALFGLPADAGTNSYRP is encoded by the coding sequence ATGATGGGCGAAGCCGTGATGACGACGCGGCGGCAGGCCGACGGCACGACGGTGGTCGACGTGCGCGGCAGTCTCGACGTCTCGACCGTCGGCGGCTTACGCACGACCTTTCAGGACACGCTGCACACCGACCGGCCCCGGCTGATGATCGTGGACCTTATGTTCGTGACCTTCATGGACTCGATCGGGATCGCCCTGCTGGTCGCCGGTCACGAGTCGGCCCGGGAACAGGGCACCCGGCTGGTGCTGCGCAACCCGAGCGAGTTCGTGCACCGTCAGCTGCGGATAACCGGCCTGGCGGCCCTCTTCGGACTGCCGGCTGACGCGGGCACGAACTCCTACCGTCCTTGA
- a CDS encoding glycoside hydrolase family 9 protein: MHLWERSRLIAAISAAILLTAGAAAPAYADEVEQVVNGTFDSGTEPFWTNAGMTIGLADGRACVDVPGGTVNRWDAAVGQNDVDLVAGETYRFSFDASGDAGHVVRAITGLAVSPYDTYFEQSPILGGWQHYEWTFTANASTTQGQVAFQVGGSPDPWRFCVDNVSLVGGVPPEVYEPDTGPRVRVNQVAYLPDGPKGATVVTSYTSALPWILNDKTGRKLASGRTVPRGTDPSSGQNVHTIDFSGVHRAATGLTITADGETSRPFDIGRQAYQKLRSDALKLYYTQRSGIAIRDDLRPGYARPAGHVGVAPNQGDTAVPCQPGVCDYTLDVRGGWYDAGDHGKYVVNGGISVWELLAEYEHNRGSRKLNLSIPESGNRVPDILDEARWELEFLLSMQAPGGLVHHKIHDRAWTGLPLLPHLDPQPRELHPVSTAATLNLAATAAQAARLFKPYDAAFARRALAAARTAYDAARANPALYAPESDGVGGGAYNDAKVTDDFYWAAAELYLTTGERKYASDVLASPEHSADVFGPVAFDWASTAAAAKIDLALVPNRLPGLSTVKSQLVTGADKYLAIQREHPYGVAYAPANNSWDWGSSSIVANNLVVIAAAHRLTGRAKYRNGLITGLDWLFGRNALNISYVTGYGEVAAQNQHSRWYAAQLDPSLPHPPPGTLAGGPNSSIQDPVAQSLLQGCVGQFCYIDDIQSWSTNELTINWNAALAHLIGYAAELG; encoded by the coding sequence ATGCATCTATGGGAGCGCTCCCGATTGATCGCCGCCATCTCCGCCGCCATCCTGCTGACCGCCGGAGCAGCCGCCCCGGCGTACGCCGACGAGGTCGAACAGGTCGTCAACGGCACTTTCGACAGTGGCACCGAACCGTTCTGGACCAACGCGGGCATGACCATCGGACTGGCCGACGGCCGCGCCTGCGTCGACGTCCCGGGCGGGACGGTGAACCGCTGGGACGCCGCGGTCGGCCAGAACGACGTCGACCTGGTCGCCGGTGAGACCTACCGGTTCAGTTTCGACGCGAGCGGTGACGCCGGGCACGTGGTCCGGGCCATCACCGGCCTCGCGGTCAGCCCGTACGACACCTATTTCGAGCAGTCCCCGATCCTCGGCGGCTGGCAGCACTACGAGTGGACGTTCACCGCGAACGCGAGCACCACCCAGGGTCAGGTCGCCTTCCAGGTCGGCGGCAGCCCCGATCCCTGGCGTTTCTGCGTCGACAACGTCTCGCTGGTGGGCGGTGTCCCGCCGGAGGTCTACGAGCCGGACACCGGGCCGCGGGTACGGGTGAACCAGGTCGCGTACCTACCGGACGGGCCCAAGGGCGCGACCGTTGTCACGTCGTACACCAGCGCCCTGCCCTGGATCTTGAACGACAAGACGGGCAGAAAGCTTGCCAGCGGGCGTACGGTTCCGCGCGGCACCGATCCGTCGTCGGGGCAGAACGTGCACACCATCGACTTCAGTGGAGTCCACCGGGCCGCGACGGGGCTGACGATCACCGCGGACGGCGAGACGTCCCGGCCCTTCGACATCGGCCGCCAGGCGTACCAGAAGCTCCGCTCTGATGCTCTGAAGCTCTATTACACCCAGCGCAGTGGCATCGCGATCCGTGACGACCTCCGGCCCGGTTATGCCCGGCCCGCCGGGCACGTCGGCGTGGCGCCGAACCAGGGCGACACCGCGGTCCCGTGCCAGCCCGGCGTCTGTGACTACACCCTGGACGTGCGCGGCGGCTGGTACGACGCCGGTGACCACGGCAAATATGTGGTGAACGGTGGCATCTCGGTGTGGGAACTGCTCGCCGAGTACGAGCACAACCGTGGCTCCCGCAAGCTGAACCTGAGCATTCCGGAGAGCGGGAACCGGGTCCCGGACATCCTCGACGAGGCCCGTTGGGAGCTGGAGTTCCTGCTCAGCATGCAGGCGCCGGGCGGCCTGGTGCACCACAAGATCCACGACCGGGCGTGGACCGGCCTGCCGTTGCTGCCGCACCTCGACCCGCAGCCGCGTGAGCTGCACCCGGTCTCCACCGCGGCGACTCTCAACCTGGCCGCCACCGCGGCGCAGGCTGCCCGGCTCTTCAAGCCGTACGACGCGGCGTTCGCGCGGCGTGCGCTGGCTGCCGCCCGCACGGCTTACGACGCGGCCCGCGCCAACCCGGCGTTGTACGCCCCGGAGTCCGACGGCGTGGGTGGTGGCGCCTACAACGACGCGAAGGTGACCGACGACTTCTACTGGGCGGCGGCCGAGTTGTACCTGACCACCGGCGAGCGGAAGTACGCGTCCGATGTGCTCGCGTCGCCCGAGCACTCCGCTGACGTGTTCGGCCCGGTCGCGTTCGACTGGGCGTCCACCGCCGCCGCCGCGAAGATCGACCTGGCGCTGGTCCCGAACCGGCTGCCCGGCCTGTCCACGGTGAAGTCCCAGCTGGTCACGGGTGCCGACAAGTACCTGGCGATCCAGCGCGAGCACCCGTACGGCGTCGCCTACGCCCCGGCGAACAACTCATGGGACTGGGGTTCCAGCAGCATCGTCGCCAACAACCTGGTGGTGATCGCCGCCGCGCACCGGCTCACCGGCCGGGCGAAGTACCGGAACGGCCTGATCACCGGCCTGGACTGGCTGTTCGGCCGCAACGCGCTGAACATCTCCTACGTCACCGGGTACGGCGAGGTCGCCGCGCAGAACCAGCACAGCCGCTGGTACGCCGCTCAGCTCGACCCGTCGCTGCCGCACCCGCCGCCCGGCACCCTGGCCGGCGGCCCGAACTCGTCGATCCAGGACCCGGTCGCGCAGAGCCTGCTCCAGGGCTGTGTCGGCCAGTTCTGCTACATCGACGACATTCAGTCCTGGTCCACCAACGAACTGACCATCAACTGGAACGCGGCACTGGCCCACCTGATCGGGTACGCCGCCGAACTCGGCTGA
- a CDS encoding DUF5990 family protein, whose protein sequence is MRIRIEGHDLPGRTGAPQAEQLRLGGVEVGVQRRKDVVDRIGVHADRAVWELEIDSREVDGHLDVGGPWVHGRTGARFLYLSWGSTSTGEFAGFRRAKLMFGDVPSDLLRAAASDGVLVARLGLTGPDGGPRCARVKPPEITWTLE, encoded by the coding sequence ATGCGGATTCGGATCGAGGGCCACGACCTGCCCGGACGGACCGGGGCGCCACAGGCCGAGCAGCTTCGGCTCGGTGGCGTCGAGGTGGGAGTGCAACGGCGCAAGGACGTGGTGGACCGGATCGGAGTGCACGCCGACCGGGCCGTCTGGGAACTGGAGATCGACTCCCGGGAGGTGGACGGCCACCTCGACGTCGGCGGGCCCTGGGTGCACGGCCGGACGGGAGCCCGGTTCCTCTACCTGAGCTGGGGTTCCACCAGCACCGGGGAGTTCGCCGGGTTCCGCCGCGCCAAGCTGATGTTCGGTGACGTCCCCAGCGATCTGCTCCGTGCCGCCGCGAGCGACGGTGTACTGGTCGCGCGCCTCGGGCTGACCGGCCCGGACGGTGGCCCGCGCTGTGCCCGGGTCAAGCCCCCGGAGATCACCTGGACGCTGGAGTGA
- a CDS encoding DEAD/DEAH box helicase, which translates to MTDPVAAGVRVLHGLLRADGALSLWGEDGAAVGARSAARGAAPPHPFAVAADRLPPGESWAEIAVVLPSTASGPMPSPQLGLPERRGVPKARAWRVPAVSVPFADTELMAEFEGRTAPSAGWIVELCGFAASLVRRGRVLPGVRLDGSRPVAWWRPVVVGADAVRQATLLDRMPPACLAAQSTSAAAAASHPGEAVLRAALERLVDGLVRTRLAEAGVTLAGYGWLAALSGEPEFEAAPALADELAERLGTWFEQAAGGSEVRVCFRLSDPREHEPVMPAEVPLPEDTWRLEFLVQAVDEPSVLVPAAEVWRDRSAPLRRWTSHPQERLLAGLGRAARLYPDLGEALRQVRPVQMLLDTEGAHRFLSHAALLEEAGYGVLLPAWWRRRPSLGLSLEVRGREPVAHVLRDRTVGLRELVDFQWGLALGGRTLTEDDLADLAKAKVPLVRLRGRWVFLDPARLAAGLAFLKRGGGRMTAGDALRVTRLLPPEELPLPVTDARGEGWLADLLAGRLDERLEVLPPPPGLVGVLRPYQIRGFSWLAFLDSLGLGACLADDMGLGKTVQLLALLLHHRAGPALLICPLSVLGNWQREAERFAPSLRVRVLHGAGRDDPAGLADGADLVLTTYATAVRDADALAAISWDRVVLDEAQHIKNSGGLAARSVRRFPARNRIALTGTPVENRLSELWSILDFVNPGVLASAHTFRARFAVPIERYADEDAAARLRQATRPFLLRRTKVDHAIAAELPVKRHVRHLCGMTTEQVSLYRAVLDDLLERLAEPGEKRLKGLVLAAMTKLKQACVHPALLLKDASPLPGRSGKVDRLEEIVDHALGAGESLLVFTQFARFGAMLTPHLTARFGAPVRFLHGGTARGARDSMVAEFQRAEEPGIFVLSLKAGGTGLNLTAANHVVHVDRWWNPATETQASDRAFRIGQRRDVHVHTLVCLGTLEERIDRVLTDKGVLAERVVGSGEGWLSALSANELRDLFALSPEAIVD; encoded by the coding sequence ATGACTGATCCGGTGGCCGCCGGTGTCCGGGTGCTGCACGGGCTGCTCAGGGCCGACGGCGCGCTGAGTCTCTGGGGCGAGGACGGGGCAGCTGTGGGCGCCCGGTCGGCGGCTCGGGGTGCCGCGCCGCCACACCCGTTCGCGGTGGCCGCCGACCGGCTGCCACCCGGGGAGTCCTGGGCGGAGATCGCCGTGGTCCTGCCGTCGACCGCGTCCGGTCCGATGCCGTCGCCGCAGCTGGGGCTGCCGGAGCGGCGCGGAGTGCCGAAGGCGCGGGCCTGGCGGGTCCCGGCGGTCAGTGTGCCGTTCGCCGACACGGAGCTGATGGCCGAGTTCGAGGGGCGGACCGCCCCGTCGGCCGGGTGGATCGTGGAGCTGTGCGGTTTCGCGGCGAGTCTGGTCCGGCGCGGGCGGGTGCTGCCCGGCGTGCGACTGGACGGTTCCCGGCCGGTGGCCTGGTGGCGACCGGTGGTGGTCGGGGCGGACGCGGTCCGGCAGGCCACCCTGCTCGACCGCATGCCACCGGCCTGCCTCGCGGCACAATCCACCTCCGCCGCGGCTGCCGCCTCCCATCCCGGGGAGGCGGTGCTGCGGGCCGCGCTGGAGCGCCTGGTGGACGGGCTGGTCCGGACCCGGCTGGCCGAGGCGGGCGTGACCCTCGCCGGATACGGGTGGCTGGCCGCCCTGAGCGGCGAGCCCGAGTTCGAGGCCGCGCCCGCTCTCGCCGACGAGCTGGCGGAGCGGCTCGGCACGTGGTTCGAGCAGGCCGCGGGCGGGTCCGAGGTGCGGGTCTGCTTCCGGCTCAGCGACCCGCGTGAGCACGAGCCGGTGATGCCCGCCGAGGTGCCGCTGCCGGAGGACACCTGGCGGCTGGAGTTCCTGGTGCAGGCGGTCGACGAGCCCAGCGTGCTGGTGCCCGCCGCCGAAGTGTGGCGGGACCGGTCGGCACCGCTGCGGCGGTGGACCTCGCATCCGCAGGAGCGGCTGCTCGCCGGGCTGGGCCGGGCCGCCCGGCTCTACCCGGACCTCGGTGAGGCGCTACGGCAGGTCCGCCCGGTGCAGATGCTGCTCGACACCGAGGGGGCGCACCGGTTCCTCAGTCACGCCGCCCTGCTGGAGGAGGCGGGCTACGGCGTGCTTCTTCCGGCCTGGTGGCGGCGCCGGCCGAGCCTCGGGCTGTCGCTGGAGGTGCGCGGGCGGGAGCCGGTCGCGCACGTGCTCCGGGACCGCACGGTCGGTCTGCGGGAGCTGGTCGACTTCCAGTGGGGCCTGGCGCTCGGCGGCCGGACCCTGACCGAGGACGATCTGGCCGACCTGGCGAAAGCCAAGGTTCCGCTGGTCCGGCTGCGCGGGCGCTGGGTGTTCCTGGACCCGGCACGGCTCGCCGCGGGGCTGGCGTTCCTGAAACGCGGCGGCGGCCGGATGACCGCGGGCGACGCGTTGCGGGTGACCCGGCTGCTCCCGCCTGAGGAGTTGCCGCTGCCGGTGACCGACGCACGCGGCGAGGGCTGGCTGGCCGACCTGCTCGCCGGGCGGCTGGACGAGCGGCTGGAGGTCCTGCCCCCACCACCCGGGCTCGTGGGCGTGCTCCGGCCGTACCAGATCCGGGGCTTCTCCTGGCTCGCGTTCCTCGATTCGCTCGGACTGGGCGCCTGCCTCGCCGACGACATGGGACTCGGCAAGACCGTGCAGCTCCTGGCCCTGCTGCTGCACCACCGGGCGGGCCCGGCACTGCTGATCTGCCCGCTGTCGGTGCTGGGTAACTGGCAGCGGGAGGCCGAGCGGTTCGCGCCGTCGCTGCGGGTGCGGGTGCTGCACGGCGCCGGGCGTGACGATCCGGCGGGGCTGGCCGACGGTGCCGACCTGGTGCTGACCACCTACGCGACGGCGGTGCGGGACGCCGACGCCCTCGCCGCGATCTCCTGGGACCGGGTGGTGCTGGACGAGGCCCAGCACATCAAGAACAGCGGCGGCCTGGCGGCCCGGTCGGTGCGCCGGTTCCCGGCTCGCAACCGGATCGCGCTGACCGGCACCCCGGTCGAGAACCGGCTGTCCGAGCTCTGGTCGATCCTCGACTTCGTCAACCCGGGGGTGCTGGCGTCGGCGCACACGTTCCGGGCCCGGTTCGCGGTACCGATCGAGCGGTACGCCGACGAGGACGCGGCCGCCCGCCTGCGGCAGGCCACCCGGCCGTTCCTGCTGCGCCGCACCAAGGTGGATCACGCCATCGCCGCCGAGTTGCCGGTCAAACGGCACGTCCGGCACCTGTGCGGGATGACGACCGAGCAGGTCAGCCTCTACCGCGCGGTCCTCGACGACCTGCTCGAAAGGCTCGCCGAACCGGGCGAGAAACGGCTCAAGGGCCTGGTGCTCGCGGCGATGACCAAACTCAAACAGGCGTGCGTGCACCCTGCGCTGCTCCTCAAGGACGCCTCGCCGCTGCCCGGCCGGTCCGGCAAGGTGGACCGGCTCGAGGAGATCGTCGACCACGCGCTGGGAGCGGGCGAGAGTCTGCTGGTCTTCACCCAGTTCGCCCGGTTCGGCGCGATGCTGACCCCGCATCTGACGGCCCGGTTCGGGGCGCCGGTGCGGTTCCTGCACGGCGGCACCGCCCGCGGGGCACGAGACAGCATGGTCGCCGAGTTCCAGCGGGCCGAGGAGCCCGGGATCTTCGTGTTGTCGCTGAAAGCCGGCGGCACCGGCCTCAACCTGACCGCCGCGAACCACGTCGTCCACGTGGACCGCTGGTGGAACCCGGCGACCGAGACGCAGGCCTCCGACCGGGCCTTCCGCATCGGCCAGCGCCGTGACGTGCACGTCCATACCCTGGTCTGTCTCGGCACCCTGGAGGAACGCATCGACCGGGTCCTGACCGACAAGGGTGTCCTCGCCGAACGGGTCGTCGGTTCCGGCGAGGGCTGGCTGAGCGCCCTGTCCGCGAACGAACTGCGTGACCTGTTCGCCCTGTCCCCGGAGGCGATCGTTGACTGA
- a CDS encoding SWIM zinc finger family protein: MTDFALAFLGMFESLRMGPTFARGRRDERAGHVRSLTVSGSLVVALVRGPEDPVAFRSRIAVRSFGAAEWARVETTLVAEARFTADLLNGRMPPGVEAVFAGEGLNLLPLSLDEVALDCSCERWPMPCAHLAATCYALARAFESDPFEVFTWRGRSRDELLMRLRRLREAKAVDSSSFSPSPSPSPSPSSPPPVQPAENPVSFWGAGSFGVDEGAPAVARPDALLDQLDPPGLSHEGRPIADVLRPAYQALPDSPDV, encoded by the coding sequence TTGACTGACTTCGCGCTGGCGTTCCTGGGGATGTTCGAGTCACTACGGATGGGGCCGACGTTCGCCCGCGGGCGGCGCGACGAACGGGCCGGGCACGTGCGCAGCCTCACCGTCTCCGGCAGTCTCGTCGTCGCGCTGGTCCGCGGCCCCGAGGACCCGGTGGCGTTCCGGTCCCGGATCGCGGTCCGCTCCTTCGGCGCCGCCGAGTGGGCCCGGGTGGAGACGACGCTGGTCGCCGAGGCCCGGTTCACCGCCGACCTGCTCAACGGGCGGATGCCACCGGGTGTCGAAGCCGTCTTCGCCGGGGAGGGGCTGAATCTGCTGCCGCTCTCCCTCGACGAGGTGGCCCTGGACTGCTCCTGCGAGCGGTGGCCGATGCCGTGCGCCCACCTGGCGGCGACCTGTTACGCGCTGGCCCGGGCATTCGAGAGCGATCCGTTCGAGGTGTTCACGTGGCGGGGCCGGTCCCGCGACGAGTTGCTGATGCGGTTGCGCCGTCTCCGCGAGGCGAAAGCGGTGGATTCTTCCTCTTTTTCGCCGTCGCCGTCGCCGTCGCCGTCGCCTTCTTCGCCGCCTCCGGTGCAGCCGGCAGAGAATCCGGTGAGCTTCTGGGGTGCCGGTTCGTTCGGCGTGGACGAAGGTGCGCCTGCGGTGGCCCGTCCGGACGCGCTCCTGGACCAGCTCGACCCGCCCGGTCTCAGCCACGAGGGCCGCCCGATCGCCGATGTCCTGCGTCCCGCCTATCAGGCGTTGCCGGATTCACCGGATGTGTGA
- a CDS encoding SDR family oxidoreductase: protein MTGSVDPDAVGVDPERLAVCLAVLAEAEELPPEHPDAVALRRATAGLFKTVKLQRRRERRQAVIAHDRAVTESTATGAPGRIDDETAGIPLKSTILGASAGVLKQARGCYTCKQRFTVVDAFYHQLCPDCAHLNRSRRDARTDLTGRTALLTGGRAKIGMYIALRLLRDGADLTITTRFPHDAVRRFSAMPDSADWLHRLRVVGIDLRDPAQVVGLAESVAARGPLDILINNAAQTVRRTAGSYSELVAAETAPLPDGPLPALEYFAAQASIGSSPAAALTAASAPGLTPEQVTSMALTARSVAIDAGGLIPDVTSTNSWSDRVHEVAPLELLEVQLCNVTAPFILVSRLRSAMAASKYPRRYVVNVSAMEGIFARGYKGAGHPHTNMAKAALNMLTRTSSDDMFADGILMTSVDTGWITDERPHPTKMRLHEEGFHAPLDLVDGAARVYDPIIRGELGEDLYGCFLKDYAPVAW, encoded by the coding sequence ATGACCGGCAGTGTCGATCCGGATGCCGTGGGTGTGGACCCGGAGCGGCTCGCGGTCTGCCTCGCGGTTCTCGCCGAGGCGGAGGAGTTGCCGCCGGAGCATCCGGATGCGGTGGCGTTGCGGCGGGCGACGGCCGGCCTGTTCAAGACGGTGAAGTTGCAGCGTCGCCGGGAGCGCCGGCAGGCGGTGATCGCGCACGATCGGGCGGTGACCGAGTCGACGGCGACGGGTGCGCCGGGGCGGATCGACGACGAGACGGCCGGCATTCCGTTGAAGAGCACGATTCTGGGTGCGTCGGCGGGTGTGCTGAAGCAGGCTCGGGGTTGTTACACGTGTAAACAGCGGTTCACGGTGGTGGACGCGTTCTATCACCAGCTCTGCCCTGATTGTGCGCATCTGAACCGTTCGCGACGGGATGCCCGGACCGATCTGACCGGCCGGACCGCGCTGCTCACCGGTGGACGCGCCAAGATCGGTATGTACATCGCGTTGCGTCTGCTGCGCGACGGCGCCGATCTGACGATCACCACGCGGTTCCCGCACGACGCGGTCCGTCGTTTCTCGGCGATGCCGGACAGCGCCGACTGGCTTCACCGGCTGCGGGTCGTCGGCATCGATCTGCGAGACCCCGCGCAGGTGGTGGGCCTTGCGGAGTCCGTGGCGGCGCGTGGTCCGCTGGACATTCTGATCAACAACGCGGCCCAGACCGTACGCCGGACCGCCGGTTCCTACTCGGAACTCGTGGCGGCCGAGACGGCCCCGCTGCCGGACGGCCCGTTGCCCGCGCTGGAGTATTTCGCCGCCCAGGCCTCGATCGGCTCGTCGCCGGCGGCCGCTCTGACCGCGGCTTCCGCGCCGGGGCTGACGCCTGAGCAGGTGACGTCGATGGCGCTGACCGCCCGGTCGGTGGCGATCGACGCGGGCGGGTTGATCCCCGACGTGACATCGACGAACAGCTGGAGCGACCGGGTGCACGAGGTGGCCCCGCTGGAGCTTCTCGAAGTGCAGCTCTGCAATGTGACCGCGCCGTTCATCCTGGTCAGCCGCTTGCGGTCGGCGATGGCGGCGTCGAAGTACCCCCGGCGGTACGTGGTGAACGTGTCCGCGATGGAGGGCATCTTCGCGCGTGGCTACAAGGGTGCCGGGCATCCGCACACGAACATGGCCAAGGCCGCGCTGAACATGTTGACCCGGACCAGTTCGGACGACATGTTCGCCGACGGCATCCTGATGACCAGCGTCGACACCGGCTGGATCACCGACGAGCGCCCGCATCCGACGAAGATGCGGCTGCACGAGGAGGGTTTCCATGCCCCGCTCGATCTGGTCGACGGCGCGGCCCGGGTGTACGACCCGATCATCCGCGGTGAGCTGGGCGAGGATCTGTACGGCTGTTTCCTGAAGGATTACGCCCCGGTCGCCTGGTAG